TTCGAACCCTCGACACCCTTGCAGGTGTAACAATTTTCGAGACTGTCGCATTCAACCGCTCTGCCATCTCTCCTTTGCATTCCAATAATACTAGCTTAGCGCAATTTTGCTCAATTAGTTAAGGGCGATCGCCCTAGATCTATAATCTAGTAAGAGCGAGTGTTTGAATAAATGAAAAATATATTAACAATACTGATAGTTTTTGCCACAACGATCGCGACATTTACTTTCCACCTGGAAGTTCAAGCTGTTGCGGTTCAAGAACTTCCTAACCCTAGACAACAAACAGGAAGTTGGGTATTAGATCAAGAAGGAATTATTACCCCAGCAACAGAAACTCAAATCAACAATCTTATCTCGGATTTAGAAAGCAAAACAAGTACAGAAATTGCCGTTGTTACTGTAGATTCTAGCCTACCCTATGGCTCACTCAAGGAAATGGCAACGGATTTGTATAACTATTGGGGAATTGGCAAAAAAGGAAATGACAACGGGGTGTTATTTTTAATCTCTGCTAGAGAAAGGAGAATGGAAATTGAAACGGGTTATGGCGTGGAAGGAATTCTCCCAGATGCCAAGGCAGGAGCTATTATCAATAATAATGTCATTCCCTATTTCAGACAGGGTAACTACGATCAAGGCATTGTATCAGGAGTTGAAGCACTGACTCAAGTACTAGCTGGGGAAGAATTTACAGAGATAGATAGCGCAGGTGGTATGGGATTGCCCATAACAATTGGTTTAACCGTTATCGGATTGGGTATAGCTACT
This genomic window from Gloeocapsa sp. PCC 73106 contains:
- a CDS encoding YgcG family protein; this translates as MKNILTILIVFATTIATFTFHLEVQAVAVQELPNPRQQTGSWVLDQEGIITPATETQINNLISDLESKTSTEIAVVTVDSSLPYGSLKEMATDLYNYWGIGKKGNDNGVLFLISARERRMEIETGYGVEGILPDAKAGAIINNNVIPYFRQGNYDQGIVSGVEALTQVLAGEEFTEIDSAGGMGLPITIGLTVIGLGIATVVYQKTRKRFLAPTGKSQGGSYQGEQNTEFYCAVCKNPLVKLTETNLENLLSYPQQVAEKIGSTKYQGLQCSQCQPDAFHLRRYHVNPHYQMCPRCQEYTIESHTTVLKRATTYSSGLARTTKHCHSCQLHEEQDSLIPRIQPVVITTGSGRGGGGSSGGGGFGGGSSGGGGAGGSW